Proteins encoded in a region of the Pocillopora verrucosa isolate sample1 chromosome 11, ASM3666991v2, whole genome shotgun sequence genome:
- the LOC131772817 gene encoding uncharacterized protein yields the protein MKVTLVLGLAFFCSLWLGGSLLKCSSCSSSLSYDDCQKTLTVDNCTNPNQTCYQAEVKSEKGDVVEFTVQKGCLQKDFCDAYSKGDIGFCNTKREQNFTVDCKGKCCFDGDECNKGNLLNPPIDQGLPLKCSSCSSNVSYEDCQKNLMTVNCTEDQACFQADAKYEKGDEVIITIQKGCVGKTLCDAYSKGDIGECKTRKAQGYTVDCNGKCCFDGDECNKENLLPNNQGSAFLISVMVLLLSVLLTLSNVN from the exons GTTCACTATTAAAATGCTCATCTTGTTCAAGTAGTCTTTCCTATGATGATTGCCAAAAGACACTGACAGTAGATAATTGCACTAATCCTAACCAGACATGTTACCAGGCAGAAGTGAAGTCTGAGAAAGGAGATGTTGTAGAATTTACAGTGCAAAAGGGATGTCTTCAAAAAGATTTCTGTGATGCATATAGCAAAGGGGACATAGGATTTTGCAATACAAAGAGAGAACAAAATTTTACAGTAGACTGCAAAGGAAAGTGTTGTTTTGATGGAGATGAGTGTAACAAGGGAAATCTTTTGAATCCGCCAATCGACCAAG GTTTGCCTTTAAAGTGCTCATCTTGTTCAAGTAATGTTTCCTATGAAGATTGTCAAAAGAATTTGATGACAGTAAACTGCACTGAGGACCAGGCTTGTTTTCAAGCAGACGCCAAGTATGAGAAAGGGGATGAGGTAATAATTACTATTCAAAAAGGATGTGTTGGAAAAACCTTGTGTGATGCATACAGCAAAGGGGACATTGGGGAATGCAAAACAAGGAAAGCACAAGGATATACAGTGGACTGCAACGGAAAGTGTTGTTTTGATGGTGATGAGTGTAACAAGGAAAATCTTTTGCCAAACAACCAAGGCTCTGCATTTTTAATCAGTGTAATGGTCTTGCTGCTTAGTGTGCTCTTGACTCTTAGTAATGtaaattga